The genomic interval CTCGCTTCGCTCGCGCCCACCACGGCGGGTCTTCGACCTGGGCTACGATATGCCGCTCCTTCGGAGCTAATACGGCGAAAGTACGTACTGTCAACGGCGGTTAGTCTCCCCCATTATCGTCACAAAGATTGACGGTGGAACGACGGAGCCTGATGAATTCTCACCGGCAAAGCCGGTGGATTAGCTTGGATTTAGACTTGCCAAGCTTTGTTCCGATCTGATGCCTCGTAGATTGCTTTTCGCTTGCCAATATAACGCCGAGAGCGATTTCAAAATCGCACAGGAACTCGAAGTTGGCAACTTAAATTCGATCAAAGCCCAAAGCGTCTTGACCGAAGATAGAATGTGAACAGTCGGTCATTGTTGGAGCGCACAGGGTGTTACGCAATCTTGCTCAAGCAACTTCGTTTTCGTGAGATTCCGTACTTCCCTGCGTCATTGCCTTGCGTTCTTCGCAGGTAGTTTCGAGCAATCTATCCTCCATTCCCACACGCCCCGCACTTAAGAACGGGAACTCGCGGAAAGAGCCTATTTACCACGAAGGCACTTAGAACTCGAAGAGAAACGAGGTTGTGGCGTTGCAGGATTTCGGCGGTCGTTCAGTCGCGCTCGCCATCCACCCTTCCTGTTGGATCGCACGCAATGGCGCGAAGGGGCAAAGATGATTGGGGAGATGAGCTCGATTTGCTCTTGCCCGGACCGCGGGGATAATTGCAACTCAGAACGCATGCTTCCCTCTTTCTTGCTCGTGCTCCTGATGGCCTTCGTGGTGAAAGATCGGGCTGCCGCCGGAGGCTGCTCAAGACAGGCTCGCGGCCGGCGCAATTGCACGTTGTTCGAAGCGGTATCTCCGTTACCGCATTTCCAGCGCGCTGGCCTCGATCTCGTAGGCCACGGGCACGAGGCCCTGCTCCACGACGATATAGTAGCGCCCGGGCTTATCGAAGACCTGTGTCCGCATGCCGAGAAAATCCGGATCGGCGATGCGGGTGAAGGGCTTCCCGGATTCCGCATCGTAAAGGGTCACCGCGAAGCCTTCCTCCGAGCCCGGACCAACGAGACGGCACTCGATCTGCCAGATTCCGGGACCTGCGATGAACTCGGGCAGTTGGGTCGCCGCCAAACCCTGCCACGCGTTGATCGTCAGTGCCCGCAGTTGCGGCACGTAGCCCGTCTCGGTCGCCTCGGCGAGGGCCGCAGCGCGCGTCTGCCGGTTGCCGAAGCGTCGCTGTTCGTCGTTGCTCTTGGCCACGGCGGCCTTGGCCGCGCGCTCCTGCCGGCTCATGGCCCGCTCGACGGAATTCAATTGATTGCCGTAGGCGGAAGCCTGGCGGGCATAGGCCTGCTCCGCCGCGCCAATCCTGTTCCGCGTCCGAGAGCGCTCGGCCATGGCCGCATCGTAGAGGGACGCATCTTCGGTGTACCACCAGATCGGCACAGTGCGCAGCCCCTCGCATTCGTCATGATAGTAGGCGTAGGTTCGGTAGTAGCCTTTCGAACTTTCGTAGGCGTTGAGATAAAAGTCGGAGCTGTCTTCCGCGCGGGCCTGTTCCACGGCCGATGCCCGCGCCTGGGCGGCGGAGTACATTTGCTGCTGTACCGCCGAGCGGGTGTCATCGAGCTGCCCCATCCTGGCAAGGGCCCGATCATGGTCGGCCGCGCGACGCGCCGTGCGCTCGGCCAGCGTCTCATACAGGCCGGCCTGAATATCTTCGCGCAGCGCTTCGGGAAGGGTCTTCCAGTGGGCAAGCTGGGCCTCGAACTCGGCCAGCCCCTTCATCTGCCGCCGGTGCTTGACCAGATCACCGTCCAATATCGCGGTCTGAGCAGGCTTCGAGGCCTTGATCGAAACCGGGGCTTCGGACGGTGAGCCTGCTGGGGTGGGCTTGTTTTCGGCCCTGTGGGTGGGCGATTCCGCTCGGGCCACGCCGGGGTTTGAATTGTAGCGTGCGAGCAGGGCCTCTCGATACGCCGTATCCTCGCTGATCTCCACTTCCGAGACGCCCGCCCCCTTGTTCACCCGCTCCATTCGCCCTTCTTCCGGGTGATAAACATAGTAAGCGTCTTTGCCCTCGCGGATGTAGACCTCGGTAAAGTGCCGATCCCCCACGCGAATGGAATCCGCCGGTACAACTGCCGGTGCAAGTACCGCAGCCACAATAAGATAGAACCGTTTGCCCATGCCCATGCCCTTTCCTAATGGTTCCGACCGCGCCACATTTGTCTTGCTTGTTACGACTATGGGACGAAATCACGCGGTGCATATTCAAATTGGCTCCGGTGTATGCTGAACCTCACCATGTATACGCTTCCCCATTGCGGTAAACCTTTCACCATCGGGCGATCCGACCACGGGTATGGGCAGGAGCGGGCAAGGCACGACGGGGCCGAGCATTCGCGACGAAACAGGCCCAGCATAACCCAGCGCCCATTCTCCTTTGGCCTGCCAACACTTGGCGATACTCTGATATGGGGCGCATCGCCGAGATGGTGCTGCTCTCCAGCAAGAAAACAACGCGGCGGTTCGCCTCAGGGACCGCAAACCTTGATTCGAGACCACGGTTTTGTTCGCACTATGGCGCCATTGTTCTTGACTCCCCCAACTTCGATCGGGTGCAATAGGATAGCGCTGTTTCAACCGGGAGATTCCTAATGTCTTGTCGCATCATTGCCTTGTTCCTTTCACTCCTCGTCTTATGCCCATCTCCCGCCGAATCTCCAGCCACGCTTCTGTTCCACGCTTCGTCCGCCGAACCTGCGCTTGCGACACTGGCGAATCGCGCGTTGACCCATAGCCTGCAGCGCGGGGGCGTGGGGACGCTGGATATTGCTCCGGACCGCGACGCGTACAGCAAGGTGACCTGGGACTTTCGGTTTGCCGGACCACTTTTTCCCGAGTCGGAAAAGGTATTTGTGGAAATCGAGTTCTTCGATGATAACGCCGGCGTAATCCAGCCGACGTTGCTGACGGACGATGCCTTCAAGGGGACCTACGGCTTGCCGCTTCGGGCGGTTTCGTTCACGCGATTGAACCAGCAGCGGGTGCGGACGGCGCTGTTTGAGTTCGCGAATCCGAAGCTGCCGGCGGGGACTGTCCACCCACAATTGAAGATCGCGGGCCTGCAGGGGCTGATTGCGATACGGGCATTTGCGACGGTGGACGAGGCGCGGTGGACGGCACTGGCGGCGGAGGTGCCGCTGCTGGTGGAGCCGATGCTGACCCTTCAGCGGCCGATGCAGCTTAACTGCACCGTTGGCATTCCCGACACGGGCGATCCGCCTTCGCTGGAGACGGCGCTGAACAATATCCGCGAGTATGCGCCCCTGGCGCGGCTCATGGGCTTTACCTCGGCGGAGTGCTTCGTGCGCTGGAACCTTATCGAGCCCGCGCCGGGTAAATTCGAATTTACCCACTACGACACCATCGTAGACGCGCTTACGGCGCGGGGCCTTAAGTGGTTCCCCAATCTGGTGGTCACGTCCGCCTTTGCTTTGCCCGTGTGGTATCTGGAGTCGGCGGAAAATGTGGGCTTCAAGTGCCTGGAGCATGGCGACGAGAACGCCGTGCCCTCGATTTGGAATGGGGGCAATCTGCGTCATGTGGAGCGGGTGCTGAAGGCCTTTGGCGATCACTATGAGCCCATGGGCGTGTTGGAAGCGGTGCGCCTCGGGCCGAGCGGCAATTTTGGCGAGGCCCAGTATCCGGCGGGTGCGGGCGGCGCGCTGGGGGCGCGGGGACAAAAGATGCATGCCCACATCGGCTGGTGGGCCGGGGATGACCTGGCGAGGGCCGATTTTCAAGCGTGGCTGCGGGAACGCTACCCCACGCTCGAAGCGCTGAACGCGGCGTGGGACGAGGACTTCGCAAGCTTTGACGCCATCGCGCCGCAACTGCCCGAGACCTATCGCACGCCTCGCGGCCGCCTGGACATGACGGCGTGGTACACGGATTCGATGACGGAATGGTGCGACCATTGGGCCCATGCGACGCGGGCCGCCTTACCGAAGACGCTCATCTACGAGTCTTCGGGCGGCTGGGGATTCCGCGAAGCGGGTACGGATTTCACGGGGCAGGCGGAGTCCATGAAGACCATTGGCAACGGCGGCATCCGACTGACCAATGAAACCGACAGCTTCGAGCAGAATTTCTACGCCACGCGCCTGGCCGCGACGGCCGCCCGGCTCTACGGCATCGACCTGGGCTATGAGCCCGCGGGCTACCACAGCGCGCGGGGCGTGGCCGGGCGCTTCTTCAGCACCCTCACCACGAACGGCGACAACATCTACACGCGCCACAATGTGCTTTTCGAGCCGCCCTACGCGGTGGCGCAGTGGCAGCGCGACTTCCACCTCCTCGATGAACGCGCCGATCCCATCATCGACGTGGCGGTCTACTACCCCGAGACCATGAACCAGCTCGACGACGGCACCTTCCGCCACCTCTATGCCTGGGGCTTCAACACCCGCGCGGCCGAAGTCCGTCGCCGCATCGACAACGACTTCCTCGACGAACGCCTGATCCGCCAGGGCTACCTCGACCGCTACAAGGTCCTTGTCTTCTGCTGGGGCAACGTCATCGAGCCCGACGTGCAGCAAAAAATCGACGAATGGATCCGCAAAGGAGGCGTCGCCATCTACCCCACCTATCCCCGCGTGCCCCAGGAAACCACCGAGGGTGATCAGACCGTTTTTCGCGCGTGGGAGAGCGGCGACACCGGCCAGGGCACCTTCCACCGCTTCCAGGGCGACATGGAACCCATCGCGCTCTATGGCGATTACATCGAAGGCATATTGCGCGGTCTCGACAACCTCCACCCACTGACGAAGCAGGCCTTGACGGTGGAGCGACCGGAACGGGTCTTCGTCAGCGCGCTGGAGACGGGAAAACTCGTGTTCCTGAACTACCGGGAGGACGCGGCGCACGTGAAGCTGGAGGGACGGTTGGATGAGGAAATGGCGCCGTACAGCATTCGGGTGCTGGCGGGGAAGTAGTTCTCACTGGGCAGCAACCGCAAAGTTAGTCTTTCAGCATCCGCCTCCACACTGGTACAATAGGGTCTCGGATCGTTCAAGGAGTCCAATCCCATGACAACACTTACAGTGGAGCTTCCCGATGGCGTCCTCTCCGCATTGCGGCTTTCTCCTTCGGAGTTTTCGGGTGAGTTGCGCCTCGCCGCAGCTATGACCTGGTACGAAGCTGGCAAAGTATCTCAAGAGGTCGCCGCCGAGATTGCGGGACTTTGCAGGACTGATTTCCTGTTGGCTTTGGCCCGCATGGGACAGAATTCCTTTCGAGTAGACTTGAACGATCTGGACCGAGAACTGGCACGTGGCTAGCACGGTGATCGTGAATGCCTCCCCGCTCATCTTCCTGAGCCGGGGGCATCACTTGGATCTGCTTCAGCATTTTGCGGATCGTGTCGTCGTACCTCAGCCGGTAGCGAACGAGGTATTTCGCAAGGGGCCAGTTGACACCTCCGCAGCCGCACTTGCCAATACTCCCTGGCTCGAAATCATCACACCGCCACCCATTCCAGCCGCAATTCTCGAATGGGGATTGGGGTCTGGGGAATCTTCCGTTCTCTCGGTCGCCTATCTTCATGATGAAGCAGAAGTCATCATCGATGATCTGGCGGCAAGGCGTTGTGCGGATGCACTGAGCATTCCCGTGCGTGGCACTCTAGGGATTGTGCTTGCAGCCCGCCAGCGGGGTATCGTCCCATCCGCACGAGCAGTAATGGAGGACCTCATCCAAGGCGGAATGTACCTCTCGCGAGACGTGCTCAACGCAGCGTTAAGTCGCGTAGGAGAGTAAAGGAATGACGATCAAACGACTGGACCAACTAGTCGTCAACAGCGGATGCTGGATCGCTTATACTTCGGAGTTGCCTCGAAAATACTGCGGGTTGTTATCGTTGAAATACATGCGGATGACAATACCGTAGAAACGGGATATCTCAGGCATGCGCGCCCGTCCGGTCGAGCGCGGGAAACAGATCTTCCGGCTGCTTCCCGGTCGCTTCCAAATAGAGGGCATCTGGGCAGAGGTCGATCTCCTCGCCCCAGGCAAGCTCCCCATAGGGGCCGATCTGTACCGAACGAAACACATCCATGTCGTTCCACGCTGCGAAGACACCTTTTCCCGCAAGATGGGCGAGATCGACGACACCTTGCTCACCGGTATCGAAGGTCAACGCGAGCTTGTAGTCATCAAGCACGTCGAGCGCAGCTACCTGTCTCATTGAATGAACGCGACATTTTTCAAAGCAGCCAGCCTCTCCAAGCCGCGACGTATCACCCGTTGGCCAAGCGCATCAATATCTTCTCGGCTATTTAATTCGATATACCGCCCGGCCTCAATATCATCGAAGCCCCGCTGCAACTCGGCCCGCAACACGTCCAGTTCCGCCTCTTCGTCGTCCTGCCTGGCCACAAGAAGGCGCAAAGCTTCGTCCACGACGTGACTTGCATCGCCGTAACTGCCGTTCGCCACCATCTGGCGGATGACTTCGGCTTGTTCGTCGGTGAGATGTAGGGTTTCGGTTGCCATGAATTGAGTATCGCATGAGTGGGTATTGTTGTCAATATCACGAATTGCCCGTAAAAAGTAAAATCGGGCATGGCGCCCTAACCGCGCCATGCCCGACGGCATAGAGACTTTCCGCCTGACGCACGGTGTGCGTCAGGCGGCATGATTTGGGTACTACCTGCTTCAAATGACGGTCGGTTTTTCGATCCGCCGGTCTTCCGTGTGGCTTAGAACTGGCCGTTGTCGGTCTGGGTGTCCACAGCGACCTTGCTGCAGAACCAGGTGCGCTGCGACAGGGGCGCGGGGTACTTGACGAATTCGACGTGGCCGTCCATGTAGAGGGCGTTCACGCCGCCGGGGGCGTGGTTGAAGTTCGGAGCCAGGCTGCCGGAGGTCTGGGAGAAGAGGCCGTCGATGCGGTTGGCGTCGTACATTACGACCACGTCGGACTGGGC from Candidatus Hydrogenedentota bacterium carries:
- a CDS encoding DUF3368 domain-containing protein; the protein is MASTVIVNASPLIFLSRGHHLDLLQHFADRVVVPQPVANEVFRKGPVDTSAAALANTPWLEIITPPPIPAAILEWGLGSGESSVLSVAYLHDEAEVIIDDLAARRCADALSIPVRGTLGIVLAARQRGIVPSARAVMEDLIQGGMYLSRDVLNAALSRVGE
- a CDS encoding UPF0175 family protein; this translates as MTTLTVELPDGVLSALRLSPSEFSGELRLAAAMTWYEAGKVSQEVAAEIAGLCRTDFLLALARMGQNSFRVDLNDLDRELARG
- a CDS encoding type II toxin-antitoxin system ParD family antitoxin, translating into MATETLHLTDEQAEVIRQMVANGSYGDASHVVDEALRLLVARQDDEEAELDVLRAELQRGFDDIEAGRYIELNSREDIDALGQRVIRRGLERLAALKNVAFIQ
- a CDS encoding DUF2442 domain-containing protein, which gives rise to MRQVAALDVLDDYKLALTFDTGEQGVVDLAHLAGKGVFAAWNDMDVFRSVQIGPYGELAWGEEIDLCPDALYLEATGKQPEDLFPALDRTGAHA
- a CDS encoding beta-galactosidase, which translates into the protein MSCRIIALFLSLLVLCPSPAESPATLLFHASSAEPALATLANRALTHSLQRGGVGTLDIAPDRDAYSKVTWDFRFAGPLFPESEKVFVEIEFFDDNAGVIQPTLLTDDAFKGTYGLPLRAVSFTRLNQQRVRTALFEFANPKLPAGTVHPQLKIAGLQGLIAIRAFATVDEARWTALAAEVPLLVEPMLTLQRPMQLNCTVGIPDTGDPPSLETALNNIREYAPLARLMGFTSAECFVRWNLIEPAPGKFEFTHYDTIVDALTARGLKWFPNLVVTSAFALPVWYLESAENVGFKCLEHGDENAVPSIWNGGNLRHVERVLKAFGDHYEPMGVLEAVRLGPSGNFGEAQYPAGAGGALGARGQKMHAHIGWWAGDDLARADFQAWLRERYPTLEALNAAWDEDFASFDAIAPQLPETYRTPRGRLDMTAWYTDSMTEWCDHWAHATRAALPKTLIYESSGGWGFREAGTDFTGQAESMKTIGNGGIRLTNETDSFEQNFYATRLAATAARLYGIDLGYEPAGYHSARGVAGRFFSTLTTNGDNIYTRHNVLFEPPYAVAQWQRDFHLLDERADPIIDVAVYYPETMNQLDDGTFRHLYAWGFNTRAAEVRRRIDNDFLDERLIRQGYLDRYKVLVFCWGNVIEPDVQQKIDEWIRKGGVAIYPTYPRVPQETTEGDQTVFRAWESGDTGQGTFHRFQGDMEPIALYGDYIEGILRGLDNLHPLTKQALTVERPERVFVSALETGKLVFLNYREDAAHVKLEGRLDEEMAPYSIRVLAGK